The Salvia splendens isolate huo1 chromosome 21, SspV2, whole genome shotgun sequence genome includes a window with the following:
- the LOC121784377 gene encoding transcription factor MYBS1-like codes for MATGEWTSEENTVFENALAEVDHSSPNFFESLAAKVPWRSLDDVKLHYEALVQDLELIESGHFPIPDYPPLDAPEMDPNDQILDDIRGKSGQPRRRGIPWTEEEHQLFLMGLNKYGKGDWRSISRYYVVSKTPTQVASHAQKYFRRQTSSTPSDRRRRRPSIHDIHTLNPGAAALNAPPLPLPFPPLALIPNIHQPYAVDPNQGFMPPISAPSHAVYPASYPSSSSAPPSFHPNHFWG; via the exons ATGGCAACTGGAGAGTGGACTAGTGAGGAAAACACTGTGTTCGAAAACGCCCTGGCCGAGGTGGACCACTCCTCTCCGAACTTCTTCGAGAGCCTCGCTGCAAAGGTCCCATGGCGATCCCTTGACGACGTTAAGCTCCACTACGAGGCACTGGTGCAGGACCTCGAGCTCATCGAATCCGGCCACTTCCCCATCCCGGACTACCCCCCTCTCGACGCCCCTGAGATGGATCCCAACGACCAAATCCTCGACGACATCAGAGGCAAATCTGGCCAGCCACGCCGCAGAGGCATCCCATGGACTGAAGAAGAACATCA GCTGTTTCTGATGGGGCTGAACAAGTACGGGAAGGGCGACTGGAGGAGCATCTCCAGGTACTACGTCGTCTCCAAAACCCCAACTCAGGTGGCCAGCCACGCTCAGAAATACTTCCGCCGCCAGACCAGCTCCACTCCGTCcgaccgccgccgccgccgccccagcATTCACGACATCCACACCCTGAATCCAGGCGCCGCCGCCCTGAACGCGCCGCCGCTCCCCCTGCCATTCCCTCCGCTAGCCCTAATTCCCAACATTCACCAGCCCTACGCTGTGGATCCGAATCAGGGCTTCATGCCGCCTATCAGCGCCCCCTCGCACGCGGTCTACCCTGCTTCGTACCCGTCCTCATCCTCGGCCCCACCCAGCTTCCACCCCAACCACTTCTGGGGGTGA